A portion of the Eubacterium maltosivorans genome contains these proteins:
- a CDS encoding DNA-processing protein DprA yields the protein MMNKNDLNRSIIALCQLKGIGRKKVKTILKSVDNPADYHLLELVEIGISLNVFSRNSTIGTFLDARKRADEILKCCEENHIKMINSYSEDFPKALLFEDGPDLIYYKGDLSSLANMNRAAVIGTRVPSDIGYHFAYNCGKSLAEQGYTVVSGLALGCDTAAHLGCLKAGGKTVAFLPSNLMAITPRENMELAERIIAGGGCIISEFSPLSTSNAYMFIERDRLQAAASNFVLVSEFARNSGTLHTLHFAHTYGKPIYADDAIVNSDVDGYDAMTEEGIAYQVGNMEEIKQFILKNRQ from the coding sequence ATGATGAATAAGAACGATTTAAACCGCAGTATTATAGCGCTTTGCCAGCTAAAAGGCATCGGCCGCAAGAAAGTGAAAACCATTTTAAAATCCGTTGATAATCCGGCAGACTACCATCTTTTAGAACTGGTTGAAATCGGTATATCCTTGAATGTTTTTTCACGAAACAGTACGATCGGTACCTTTTTGGATGCCCGAAAGCGTGCAGATGAGATTTTAAAATGCTGTGAAGAAAATCATATCAAGATGATTAATTCTTATTCTGAGGATTTTCCAAAGGCGTTGCTTTTTGAGGATGGTCCGGATCTGATCTATTATAAAGGCGATCTGTCGTCTCTTGCCAATATGAACAGAGCCGCTGTTATCGGCACCCGGGTACCGTCAGATATTGGCTATCATTTTGCCTATAACTGCGGTAAAAGCCTGGCGGAACAGGGCTATACCGTTGTCAGCGGACTGGCTCTTGGCTGTGACACTGCAGCACATCTCGGCTGCCTGAAGGCAGGGGGAAAAACCGTTGCCTTTTTACCGTCAAATTTAATGGCCATTACACCTCGCGAAAATATGGAGCTGGCAGAACGTATCATAGCAGGGGGAGGCTGTATCATCAGTGAATTTTCGCCTTTGTCCACTTCGAATGCTTATATGTTTATTGAAAGAGACCGGCTTCAGGCTGCAGCTTCTAATTTTGTGCTGGTATCTGAATTTGCCCGAAACAGCGGGACGCTTCATACGCTGCATTTTGCCCATACCTATGGAAAGCCGATTTATGCCGATGATGCCATTGTCAATTCCGATGTCGATGGTTATGATGCCATGACCGAGGAGGGAATTGCGTATCAAGTTGGCAATATGGAAGAAATTAAGCAATTTATCCTTAAAAATCGACAATAA
- the pheT gene encoding phenylalanine--tRNA ligase subunit beta, with protein sequence MLVSLNWLKEYVKIEQDPKTFGDILTMSGTKVETIDPISDEVSGVITGKIVKIEKHPDADKLVVCQIDVAAASPLTIVTSATNVFEGAVVPVAVENSVVAGGHKMSRTDFRGIMSYGMMCSVEELGMNTDLFTPEIKNGIYILPENTELGVEVRDLLWIDDSIIEVELTANRGDCQSIYGIAREAAAALDEAVAPVKLYDKKETQNQIADYLSVKVETELCPRYVAKMFKVKKIEPSPLWMQLKLLNSGVRPINNIVDVTNYVMLELGQPLHAFDYKSLNSDEIVVKTGNKEKTVVTLDDKERDIDESMMMITNGKYPVAVAGIMGGANSEITENTEYVVLESACFDKTSIRLTSKKLGMRTEASGRYEKGIYPGLAETAALRATYLFDLIGACDVLEGMIDVYHKPEEPHEVAVNVDWINRFIGIDLSEDEIIRIFERLFLTVENKGKGNLVVKVPDYRQDLEIREDLAEEVARIYGYNRIPSTIMGGTTLVGGKTVKQKYQDMLQSLLVGAGYYQTLTTSFTSVNRINALNMDCGDELVPLINPLGEENSIMRNTLVGHQLEVVSLNHNRKNPQGRFFEFAQTYHKNPNKDELPIERKHLVISSYGNTDYFDIKGVVELLLDRSGIADYDFVLAGPDLYHPGRKAQIRVGDTLVGQIGEIHPLVVKNYDLPKRTYACELDFDVMAGLQQDATKFVEMPKYPGSSRDIALVLDEDVPASKIEATIKAHDTGIMENVELFDVYQGEQIEKGKKSLAYSILFRHPERTLTDDDINPVMDEILSDLKNGFNAQLRD encoded by the coding sequence ATGTTAGTATCACTCAACTGGTTAAAAGAATATGTAAAAATTGAACAGGACCCCAAAACTTTCGGGGATATCCTGACAATGTCTGGCACAAAGGTGGAAACCATCGATCCCATTTCGGATGAAGTTTCCGGCGTTATCACTGGTAAGATTGTTAAAATTGAAAAGCATCCTGATGCTGATAAGCTGGTTGTCTGCCAGATTGATGTGGCAGCTGCGTCTCCCTTGACCATTGTCACCAGTGCGACCAATGTTTTTGAAGGGGCGGTTGTCCCGGTTGCCGTAGAAAACTCAGTGGTAGCCGGTGGGCATAAAATGAGCCGTACCGATTTCCGCGGCATTATGTCCTATGGCATGATGTGCTCTGTTGAAGAGCTGGGGATGAATACAGATCTGTTTACCCCTGAAATTAAAAATGGTATCTATATTCTGCCTGAAAATACGGAGCTGGGTGTTGAGGTGCGTGATCTGCTCTGGATTGATGACAGCATCATCGAGGTGGAATTAACGGCCAACCGCGGAGACTGCCAGTCCATTTATGGCATTGCGCGTGAAGCTGCGGCAGCGCTTGACGAGGCAGTGGCTCCGGTTAAACTCTATGATAAAAAAGAAACTCAAAACCAAATTGCCGATTATCTGAGTGTTAAAGTCGAAACCGAGCTATGCCCGCGCTATGTGGCTAAAATGTTCAAGGTTAAAAAAATTGAGCCCTCTCCGCTGTGGATGCAGCTTAAGCTTTTAAACAGTGGCGTCCGCCCGATTAACAATATTGTCGACGTGACAAATTACGTCATGTTAGAGCTTGGACAGCCGCTTCACGCCTTTGATTACAAGAGCCTTAATTCTGACGAGATTGTGGTTAAAACCGGCAATAAGGAAAAGACTGTTGTCACACTGGATGACAAAGAACGTGATATTGATGAATCCATGATGATGATCACCAACGGAAAATACCCTGTGGCTGTCGCTGGGATTATGGGGGGCGCTAACTCAGAAATTACAGAAAATACGGAGTATGTTGTTCTTGAATCCGCCTGTTTTGACAAAACCAGCATCCGTTTGACATCTAAGAAGCTTGGCATGCGTACGGAGGCTTCTGGACGCTATGAAAAGGGCATCTATCCAGGTCTTGCTGAAACCGCAGCTCTGCGTGCAACCTATCTGTTTGATCTGATCGGTGCCTGCGATGTTCTGGAGGGGATGATTGATGTCTACCACAAACCAGAAGAGCCACATGAGGTCGCTGTGAACGTGGACTGGATCAACCGTTTCATCGGTATTGATCTCTCTGAAGATGAAATCATCCGTATTTTTGAAAGACTGTTCCTGACCGTTGAAAATAAGGGAAAGGGCAATCTGGTTGTCAAAGTACCCGACTACCGACAGGATCTTGAAATTCGTGAAGACCTGGCGGAAGAGGTCGCGCGAATTTACGGCTATAACAGGATTCCAAGCACCATTATGGGCGGAACCACCCTCGTTGGCGGAAAGACTGTTAAACAGAAATACCAGGATATGCTTCAGAGTCTGCTGGTAGGCGCTGGATACTATCAGACCCTTACCACTTCTTTCACCAGTGTCAACCGTATCAACGCTTTAAATATGGACTGCGGTGACGAGCTGGTTCCGCTTATCAACCCACTCGGCGAGGAAAACAGCATTATGCGCAACACGCTGGTCGGTCACCAGCTGGAAGTGGTGAGTTTAAACCATAACCGTAAAAATCCACAGGGCCGTTTCTTTGAATTTGCCCAAACCTACCATAAAAACCCGAATAAGGATGAACTGCCCATTGAGCGCAAGCACCTGGTCATTTCTTCCTATGGAAATACCGACTATTTTGATATTAAGGGCGTTGTTGAGCTCCTGCTTGACCGTTCGGGTATTGCTGACTACGACTTCGTTCTGGCGGGACCAGACCTCTATCACCCAGGCAGAAAGGCGCAGATAAGAGTGGGGGATACCCTCGTTGGACAGATAGGGGAGATCCATCCGTTGGTTGTCAAAAACTATGATCTGCCGAAACGCACATACGCCTGTGAGCTGGACTTTGACGTAATGGCCGGATTACAGCAGGACGCCACTAAATTTGTTGAAATGCCCAAGTATCCTGGTTCCTCAAGAGACATCGCTCTTGTCCTGGATGAGGATGTGCCGGCTTCAAAAATTGAGGCGACTATCAAAGCCCACGATACGGGTATTATGGAAAATGTCGAGCTTTTTGATGTATACCAGGGCGAACAGATCGAAAAGGGCAAGAAGAGTCTGGCTTATTCGATTTTATTCCGCCATCCTGAAAGAACGTTGACAGATGATGACATCAATCCAGTAATGGACGAAATTTTATCTGACCTTAAAAATGGATTTAATGCCCAATTAAGGGATTAA
- the pheS gene encoding phenylalanine--tRNA ligase subunit alpha: MQEELNRIRENCLEDLKTVSDMKSLDDIRVKYLGKKGVLTAALKGMGKLSKEERPVIGKLANEVREEIETGLAGKKEALETAEMMAAIEKEKLDVSLPGKKPSEGNLHPLNIIINDLEEIFLGMGFSIAEGPEIEWSKYNFDYLNMPQEHSARDLQETFYYNDEVVLRTQTSPVQVRVMMDEKPPLRVISPGRVYRADEIDATHSPVFHQMEGLVIDKGITMADLKGTLDMFAKKLFGENVQTKFRPHQFYFTEPSAEMDVTCFKCGGAGCKVCGNSGWIELLGCGMVHPNVLRHCGIDPEVYSGFAFGMGLERVAMTKYGINDLRLLFENDMRFLTQFK; this comes from the coding sequence ATGCAAGAGGAATTAAATCGCATCAGAGAAAATTGTTTGGAAGATCTGAAAACTGTCAGCGATATGAAATCGCTTGATGACATCCGCGTAAAATATCTTGGTAAAAAAGGTGTTTTAACCGCGGCTTTAAAAGGAATGGGCAAGCTTTCAAAGGAAGAGCGCCCGGTTATTGGCAAGCTGGCTAATGAGGTTCGGGAAGAGATTGAAACCGGACTGGCCGGAAAAAAGGAAGCGTTGGAAACAGCAGAAATGATGGCTGCCATCGAAAAGGAAAAACTGGATGTCTCTCTGCCTGGCAAAAAACCATCAGAAGGCAACCTGCACCCTTTAAATATCATCATCAATGATCTGGAAGAAATCTTCCTGGGTATGGGCTTTTCCATTGCCGAAGGACCCGAAATCGAATGGTCTAAATATAATTTTGATTATCTTAACATGCCTCAGGAGCATTCAGCCAGAGATTTGCAGGAGACCTTCTATTACAATGATGAGGTGGTTTTAAGAACGCAGACTTCACCGGTTCAGGTGCGCGTTATGATGGATGAAAAGCCGCCACTGCGTGTTATCTCACCAGGACGCGTTTATCGAGCTGACGAAATCGATGCGACCCATTCACCGGTATTCCACCAGATGGAAGGTCTTGTCATTGACAAAGGTATCACAATGGCTGATTTAAAAGGAACCCTGGATATGTTTGCCAAAAAGCTTTTCGGTGAAAATGTTCAGACAAAATTCCGTCCTCACCAATTCTATTTCACCGAGCCCAGTGCGGAAATGGATGTAACCTGTTTTAAATGTGGGGGCGCAGGCTGTAAAGTGTGCGGCAATAGCGGCTGGATCGAGCTTTTAGGTTGTGGGATGGTGCATCCTAATGTACTGCGCCACTGCGGCATTGATCCAGAGGTTTACAGTGGATTTGCTTTCGGTATGGGCCTTGAACGAGTGGCCATGACCAAATACGGAATTAACGACTTACGTCTGCTTTTCGAAAACGACATGCGTTTTCTGACACAATTCAAATAG
- a CDS encoding TrmH family RNA methyltransferase, translating into MMAQELITSRQNTAVKNVIKLKQKKNRDREKQFILEGTKLFMEAEAWKVAITAVFVTPQWIEGAEETVKSAFKRLKDTGIPVFTVDTGVFDAMSALKMPEGILCTAHKFDASEKVFEKKCKKNGKKCLSYVILDDVQDPGNVGTIIRTADAAGFDGIICSSKTADIYNEKVLRGAMGSVFHLPVLQTCALEETVLFLKEQGTRMIGTSLQGKTSLSASLAAQKAVGIILGNESKGMSKGMADLCDDLYKLPMYGHAESLNVSVAAGILMYDIARAMHE; encoded by the coding sequence ATGATGGCCCAAGAATTAATTACATCACGCCAAAATACAGCAGTTAAGAATGTTATCAAGCTAAAACAGAAAAAAAACAGAGACCGCGAGAAACAGTTTATTCTGGAAGGGACCAAGCTTTTCATGGAGGCTGAAGCCTGGAAGGTGGCGATCACTGCGGTTTTTGTAACGCCGCAGTGGATTGAGGGCGCTGAAGAGACTGTAAAGTCAGCTTTTAAACGCCTGAAAGACACGGGGATCCCGGTTTTCACCGTTGATACCGGCGTCTTTGATGCCATGTCGGCTTTGAAAATGCCGGAAGGTATTTTATGTACGGCACATAAATTTGATGCCTCTGAAAAAGTTTTTGAAAAAAAATGCAAAAAAAACGGGAAAAAATGTCTGAGTTATGTTATATTAGATGATGTGCAGGATCCGGGCAATGTTGGAACCATAATACGTACAGCGGATGCCGCTGGCTTTGACGGCATTATCTGCTCATCAAAAACCGCAGACATATACAATGAAAAAGTCCTGCGCGGAGCCATGGGGTCGGTGTTTCACTTGCCGGTGCTACAAACCTGTGCCCTTGAAGAGACGGTGCTTTTTCTGAAGGAGCAGGGTACACGTATGATCGGAACCTCCCTTCAGGGAAAAACCAGTCTGTCTGCTTCTCTGGCTGCACAGAAAGCTGTGGGCATTATTCTTGGCAATGAGTCAAAGGGTATGTCAAAGGGTATGGCGGACCTGTGTGATGACTTATACAAGCTGCCCATGTACGGACATGCTGAATCTTTAAATGTTTCGGTAGCTGCAGGTATTTTGATGTATGATATCGCACGAGCGATGCACGAATAA
- a CDS encoding potassium channel family protein produces MKEKQFAILGLGRFGEALAITLSELGSNVIVVDKNEEKVQNIANYVTYAVQADVSDINALKSIGLKNVDAVIISITSDINSSIMGVVNAQELGIQEIYGKANNAQHEKVLLKLGVKKVFSPERDMGERVGHSLYSGDFIDALELDTDHSIVEVDALHKWENQALESLDMRTKYGLNIIAIRSQDHLNVSPVATDVIRAGDKLVVIGDNADINDVTRLYQAGN; encoded by the coding sequence TTGAAAGAAAAACAGTTTGCTATTCTGGGGCTTGGCCGTTTTGGCGAAGCGCTCGCCATCACTTTGAGTGAGTTGGGATCAAACGTGATCGTTGTTGATAAAAATGAAGAAAAGGTGCAGAATATTGCCAACTATGTCACCTATGCTGTGCAGGCCGACGTTTCGGATATTAATGCTCTGAAGTCTATCGGATTAAAAAATGTGGACGCGGTCATTATCTCTATTACCTCTGATATCAACAGCAGTATCATGGGGGTTGTCAATGCGCAGGAGCTTGGGATTCAGGAAATTTATGGAAAAGCCAACAATGCCCAGCACGAAAAGGTTCTGCTCAAACTGGGGGTTAAAAAGGTCTTTTCACCAGAGCGTGATATGGGGGAACGCGTCGGCCACAGCCTTTATTCCGGTGATTTTATCGATGCACTGGAGCTGGATACAGACCATTCGATTGTTGAGGTTGACGCTTTGCATAAATGGGAAAACCAGGCCCTGGAATCACTGGATATGCGTACAAAGTACGGGCTTAATATCATTGCGATCCGGTCGCAGGATCATTTGAATGTTTCTCCGGTGGCGACGGATGTTATCCGGGCCGGCGACAAGCTGGTCGTAATCGGAGATAATGCAGATATTAATGATGTTACTCGTCTCTATCAGGCTGGAAATTAA